One Pelodiscus sinensis isolate JC-2024 chromosome 24, ASM4963464v1, whole genome shotgun sequence DNA segment encodes these proteins:
- the COX6B1 gene encoding cytochrome c oxidase subunit 6B1 yields the protein MADSIQAKLDNYRTAPFDSRFPNQNQTRNCWQNYLDFHRCEKAMAAKGADATCCQWYRRVYKSLCPISWVNAWDERREEGTFPGKI from the exons ATGGCGGACAGCATCCAGGCCAAGCTGGACAACTACAGGACTGCTCCATTCGACAGCAGGTTCCCGAATCAAAATCAGACTCGCAACTGCTGGCAGAACTACCTTG aCTTCCATCGCTGCGAGAAAGCCATGGCGGCCAAGGGAGCTGACGCCACGTGCTGCCAGTGGTACCGTCGTGTGTACAAGTCACTCTGTCCCATTTCTTGG GTCAATGCCTGGGATGAACGCAGGGAAGAAGGGACCTTTCCCGGCAAGATCTGA
- the LOC142819514 gene encoding CD276 antigen-like produces MSPGPCSPIFLFLLWGTQWGLITAESPITAQFGGDVTLSCLFPSKPSMNLERLTLTWQKEPERAGAEPRVVHSHYYGKDQLERQDAAYRNRTWLDAEGLARGNASLVLRGVRTQDDGVYHCRVASELGLTLMTRQVAVMAPYSEPHLTLDSFWRDHTLLTFSCAGGYPQASVEWRDSTGTNLTGLSSSTESVDAQGLYTVRSELAVPVGQSANLTVFLVTAPGQERPMQHITMATGNRQRCSWVWLLVAGLGATTLIAMTLTAVLAAGTLCPPSREMWGRCPGSCFTRTMDVEDPSPQSHPKPGTCPATPTTSLGADLLAAPSP; encoded by the exons ATGAGCCCTGGCCCTTGCTCCCCCATTTTCCTGTTCCTGCTGTGGGGAACCCAGTGGG GACTCATCACAGCCGAGTCGCCCATCACTGCTCAGTTTGGGGGAGACGTCACCCTGAGCTGCCTCTTCCCGTCCAAGCCGAGTATGAACCTCGAACGTCTGACCCTCACCTGGCAGAAGGAGCCGGAgcgggcaggggcagagccccgGGTGGTTCATAGTCACTACTATGGGAAGGACCAGCTGGAGAGACAGGACGCGGCTTATCGGAACCGGACGTGGCTGGATGCcgaggggctggcccgggggaACGCATCCCTGGTGCTGAGGGGCGTCCGCACGCAGGACGATGGCGTCTATCACTGCCGCGTTGCCTCGGAGCTGGGCCTGACGCTGATGACAAGGCAGGTTGCAGTGATGG caCCCTACAGTGAGCCTCATCTGACCCTTGACTCCTTTTGGCGGGACCACACCCTCTTGACGTTCAGCTGTGCGGGTGGGTACCCGCAGGCGAGTGTGGAGTGGAGGGACTCGACAGGAACCAACCTGACGGggctcagcagcagcacagagtccgTGGACGCCCAGGGCCTTTACACCGTGCGCAGCGAGCTGGCCGTGCCCGTGGGACAGAGTGCCAACCTCACCGTGTTCCTGGTGACAGCACCGGGGCAGGAGCGCCCCATGCAGCACATCACAATGGCAACAGGGAACA GGCAGAGATGCAGCTGGGTCTGGTTGCTGGTGGCCGGTCTGGGTGCCACGACCCTGATTGCCATGACCTTGACTGCGGTGCTGGCTGCAGGGACCCTTTGCCCTCCCAGCCGGGAGATGTGGGGACGCTGCCCAGGGAGTTGCTTCACCAGGACAATGGATGTGGAGGATCCTTCGCCCCAGAGCCACCCAAAACCTGGCACCTGCCCAGCTACTCCCACCACCAGCCTGGGGGCTGATCTCCTGGCAGCTCCCTCGCCTTGA